The Mytilus edulis chromosome 12, xbMytEdul2.2, whole genome shotgun sequence genome contains a region encoding:
- the LOC139497825 gene encoding cysteine-rich venom protein ophanin-like, producing MGDELSQKEKDQIVSMHNRIRGEVSPAASPALPNLEWEDHLASKAEQWAQGCDFSHNQDKSSALGTVGENIAINQDPIHGGIKHWESEKSHWTYGNSDTGCTGGSCGHYTQVCTGGSYGHYTQTLQGS from the exons ATGGGAGATGAGTTGTcacaaaaagaaaaagatcaaATTGTATCTATGCATAATAGGATACGTGGCGAAGTGTCGCCAGCTGCTAGCCCTGCTCTACCAAACTTG GAATGGGAGGACCATTTAGCCAGTAAGGCGGAACAGTGGGCACAGGGTTGTGATTTTTCTCACAATCAAGACAAATCAAGTGCTCTCGGTACAGTTGGTGAAAACATTGCAATTAATCAAG ACCCGATACACGGTGGCATTAAGCATTGGGAATCGGAGAAAAGTCACTGGACATATGGCAATTCTGATACAGGatgtacaggaggttcatgtggTCATTATACACAGGTATGTACAGGGGGTTCATATGGTCATTATACACAG acATTACAAGGATCATAA